The sequence TGGCGGGACTGGTGCTGGGCTGCAGTGGCGGGAGCGACCCGGTCGCACCGGCAGGCACGGCCGAAGTGGTGCAGGACACCCCGGCAGCGGAGATCCCGCCGCCGCCTATGGAACACGTGCCCCGCGCCGCACCGCGCGGCGTGGGCGGACAGTGGCAGACCGACATCGGTCCGGGCGTGGACATCGCCTACGTGGCCTCCGGCTCCACCGACCGCATCGACGTCAGCTGCAGGCACGCGCGTGACGGCAGCAGCGCACTGGACTTCCGGCTGGAGGGGCAGCGTCCGGAAGGGCGCGTGACCCTGGTCTTCGGCCCCGTCAACCGGGTGCAGGTGGAGGTGCAGCAGGGACGGATGGAAGCCCGCGGCGGTGTCGACGGGCTCCGCTTCGACGAAGTCGTCGCCGGCCTGCGCAGCCACGGATCGGTGACCGTGCGCGATGACGCTGGCCGCGAAGTCGAGTTCACCCTGCACAACGCCGCCCGCGCGATCCCGGCCGACTGCCGCGGTTGACGCCGCGGCAGTGGGTGGCCTGCTTCACGCAAGCCCAATGCATCCGGGCCGACCATCGCCCTGCGCCGCGCCGGCGCGCAACCGGAGCACGGGCATGAAGCACGGCATTGGCAGGAGCACGCGGCTGCTCGGCCTGGCACTGGCCGGCTTTGCCCCGGTGGCCCTGGCCCACCATGGCTGGGACTGGGCCGAGCAGGAGCAGAGCACGCTGGACGCCACGGTGGTATCGGTGTCGATGACGCCGCCGCATCCCGGCCTGCAGGTCAGGGCCGATGACGGCAGTACCTGGAAGATCGACCTGGGCAATCCCAACCAGACCGAACGCTCGGGCTTCCGCGCCGACAGCGCCAGGGCTGGCGACCGCATCAGCGTGCTCGGCAACCGCAACAGGGACGCCGCGAAGAAGCACATGAAGGCGGTACGCATCGTCGTCGAGGGCACGCCCTACGTGCTGTACCCCGAGCGCCTGCAGGCGCCGTGACCGCGTGGCTGGACGCGCTGCAGGCCTGGCCGGGCGCGCGCTGGCTGCAGGAGTCGGGCACGGCGTGGATGCTGGTCAACGCCAGCCACCTGCTCGGCATCGCCCTGTTGCTGGGCAGCATCCTGCCGCTGGACCTGCGGCTGCTGGCCGGACGCGAACGGCTGCCACTGTCCGCCCCTACGCGCGCGGCGATCCGCACCGCCGCGCTGGGGCTGGTGCTGGCCATCGCCACCGG is a genomic window of Stenotrophomonas sp. Marseille-Q4652 containing:
- a CDS encoding DUF6152 family protein — its product is MKHGIGRSTRLLGLALAGFAPVALAHHGWDWAEQEQSTLDATVVSVSMTPPHPGLQVRADDGSTWKIDLGNPNQTERSGFRADSARAGDRISVLGNRNRDAAKKHMKAVRIVVEGTPYVLYPERLQAP
- a CDS encoding DUF6644 family protein, which gives rise to MTAWLDALQAWPGARWLQESGTAWMLVNASHLLGIALLLGSILPLDLRLLAGRERLPLSAPTRAAIRTAALGLVLAIATGLWMFSAQPREYLGNAAFAWKLALVAVALANVAAQHRLLRRTRTGQPHIGVRALAALSSLLWLATLLAGRWIGFL